From Pagrus major chromosome 6, Pma_NU_1.0, one genomic window encodes:
- the avpr2b.1 gene encoding vasopressin V2 receptor, producing MAWFRVNISNITLESAPSEDEPRDERLAQLEIALLSIIFIFAGILNFGVLLVLLKRRKQLSRMRVFVFHLCVADLVVTFFQVCPQLMWDITDRFVGPDALCRVVKYLQVVGMFASTYMIVVMTIDRYQAICNPMVTFQRGRARWNAPVCAAWCVSFIGSLPQIFIFSRVEVAPGVYDCWAQFIKPWGPRAYVTWTTLVIFVLPILCVTVCQVRICRTVYFNFHMKTHHVGEVVSKPLSSRASSVAGVSKARVKTVKMTVVIVLAYIVCWTPFFTVQLWSVWDVEAPTQTATFTILMLLASLNSCANPCIYLLFSWKLPKRLVALMCGGESDMKESIQDEATMVSSLYISLKSLSDSR from the exons ATGGCTTGGTTCAGAGTAAACATTAGTAACATCACATTGGAGAGCGCTCCATCTGAAGATGAGCCGCGGGATGAGCGCTTGGCTCAGTTGGAAATagctctcctctccatcatcttcatctttgcGGGAATCCTAAACTTCGGGGTCTTGTTGGTGCTGCTGAAGCGGAGGAAGCAGCTCTCCAGGATGCGCGTCTTCGTTTTCCACCTGTGCGTCGCCGATCTGGTGGTCACATTCTTCCAAGTTTGTCCGCAACTCATGTGGGACATCACGGACAGATTCGTGGGTCCGGATGCTTTGTGTCGTGTAGTGAAGTACCTCCAAGTGGTCGGGATGTTTGCTTCAACTTATATGATAGTAGTGATGACTATAGACAGATATCAAGCCATCTGCAACCCCATGGTGACTTTCCAGCGGGGAAGAGCGCGCTGGAACGCTCCGGTGTGCGCCGCCTGGTGCGTATCTTTCATCGGCAGCCTCCCGCAGATCTTCATCTTCTCTCGGGTGGAGGTCGCTCCTGGGGTGTACGACTGCTGGGCGCAGTTCATCAAGCCGTGGGGACCGAGAGCGTACGTGACCTGGACCACGCTGGTGATATTCGTGCTGCCCATTCTCTGCGTGACCGTGTGCCAGGTGCGCATCTGCCGCACCGTGTACTTCAACTTTCACATGAAGACGCACCACGTCGGAGAGGTGGTCAGTAAGCCGCTGTCCTCCAGGGCCAGCAGCGTGGCAGGGGTGTCCAAGGCCAGGGTGAAGACTGTGAAGATGACCGTGGTCATCGTGCTCGCCTACATCGTCTGCTGGACGCCTTTCTTCACCGTGCAGCTGTGGTCTGTCTGGGATGTGGAGGCGCCCACTCAGA CTGCGACCTTCACCATCCTTATGCTGCTGGCCAGTCTGAACAGCTGTGCGAACCCCTGCATCTACCTGCTGTTCAGCTGGAAGCTGCCGAAGAGACTGGTGGCCCTGATGTGTGGGGGTGAGTCCGATATGAAGGAGTCCATCCAGGACGAAGCCACCATGGTCAGCTCCCTGTACATCAGCCTCAAGAGCCTGTCGGACAGCAGATAA
- the trnt1 gene encoding CCA tRNA nucleotidyltransferase 1, mitochondrial: protein MWSRLLSPRVIGRTGLCWRSLFTMQLKTSEFQALFNDGLNGLAEVFVKHQHELRIAGGAVRDLLSGKQPEDVDFATTATPEEMKCMFQKAGIRMINNKGEKHGTITARLHNENFEVTTLRVDVQTDGRHAEVEFTTDWQKDAERRDLTINSMFLGLDGTLYDYFKGYEDLQNRKVRFVGSAEQRIQEDYLRILRYFRFYGRVALKPDDHEPETLTAIRENGRGLAAISGERIWVELKKMVAGSHAAHLLELMYSMELAQYIGLPPDGNVEEMKQVWQNAKDHSPKPMTILAALFQSPGEVEKMDIRLKVSREEKTLALFLVKYRRELCKSQDEPDSLKPFTDFIIDSRELDAQSKVCELLKYQGEEKLLKELCRWSIPRFPVSGHDLRRMGITSGKEIGATLQKLRDIWKKSRYQMDKDELLSYVKP from the exons ATGTGGAGCAGATTATTGAGTCCTCGTGTGATTGGTAGAACAGGTTTGTGTTGGAGGAGTCTCTTCACCATGCAGCTGAAGACCAGTGAATTCCAGGCTCTGTTCAATGATGGACTGAATGGACTAGCAG agGTGTTTGTGAAGCACCAGCATGAGCTGAGGATAGCAGGAGGTGCTGTACGTGACCTGCTGTCTGGGAAGCAGCCTGAAGATGTAGACTTTGCCACCACAGCCACTCCAGAGGAGATGAAGTGCATGTTCCAAAAAGCCGGGATCAGGATGATCAACAATAAAGGAGAGAAGCATGGGACCATTACAGCAAGA CTACACAATGAGAACTTTGAGGTGACCACGTTGCGAGTGGATGTTCAGACTGATGGACGTCATGCGGAGGTGGAATTCACCACTGACTGGCAGAAAGATGCTGAGCGGAGAGACCTCACCATCAACTCCATGTTTTTAG GACTTGATGGCACGTTATATGACTACTTTAAAGGATATGAGGACCTGCAGAACCGTAAAGTTCGGTTTGTTGGCAGTGCTGAGCAAAGAATCCAAGAGGACTACCTGAGAATACTGCGCTATTTCAG GTTCTATGGCAGAGTGGCTTTGAAGCCGGATGACCATGAGCCTGAGACACTGACCGCTATCAGGGAAAACGGCCGAGGGCTGGCAGCCATATCAGGAGAACGAATTTGGGTGGAATTAAAAAAGATGGTTGCTGGGAGCCATGCTGCTCATCTGCTGGAGCTGATGTACAGTATGGAGCTGGCCCAGTACATAG gTTTGCCTCCAGATGGCAATGTTGAGGAAATGAAGCAAGTGTGGCAGAATGCCAAAGACCACTCTCCCAAACCCATGACCATCCTGGCAGCTCTCTTCCAAAGCCCAGGGGAGGTTGAAAAGATGGACATCCGGCTGAAGGTGTCCAGAGAGGAGAAGACTCTGGCTCTGTTCCTGGTCAAATACAGACGGGAGCTCTGTAAGAGCCAAGACGAGCCTGACAGCCTCAAACCCTTCACTGACTTTATCATTGAC agtcggGAGCTGGATGCACAAAGTAAAGTATGTGAGCTGCTGAAGTATCAGGGTGAGGAGAAGCTGCTAAAAGAGCTCTGCAGATGGTCCATCCCTCGCTTCCCTGTCAGCGGTCACGATCTGAGAAGGATGGGCATCACATCAGGCAAAGAGATAGGTGCCACCTTACAGAAGCTGCGCGACATCTGGAAGAAGAGTCGCTATCAGATGGACAAAGATGAGCTCCTCAGTTATGTAAAGCCTTGA